In Edaphobacter aggregans, the sequence TGAAGGACAAGCCCTCTGAGGCCAGGTGGATGACGCCGGGCGCGAAGGAGTTTCTCGAGAGGCAACTCGCACAGGAACAGCTTACTGTTGCTCCCGTACCAGCCGTACGGATCGCGCTGTTGCGCAGCGATGTGCTCCTGCTCTCTGCGCAGTATTTTTTCTGGAGCCTTGGTGTCTACGGATTTGTGCTCTGGCTGCCGACGATCGTGCGACAAGGGAGCGCCTTCGCGATGGGTAAGACAGGGCTACTCTCTGCTCTGCCGTATCTGGCAGCAATTATCCTTATGCTGCTGGTGTCGCAGATCTCTGACAAAACCCTCAAGCGGCAATCCCTGGTGTGGCCATTTCTACTGATATCGGGAATCGCGCTGCTCGGTTCGTTTTTGTTTGCGCAGAAGAGTTTTACCATCGCGTTTATTTGTCTTATCGTGGGAGGCGGTTGTATGTATGCGCCCTATGGTCCGTTCTTCGCCATCGTACCGGAACGCGTACCGCGTAATGTAACGGCTGAGGTGCTTGCGCTGATCAACAGTTGTGGCGCCCTGGGAGGTTTCTTTGGCAGCTACTTCGTCGGCTTTCTTCAGGCGGTCACAGGGAACTCGCGCGCTGGATATTTGCTTATGGCGCTCTCGTTGGTATTCTCTGCAGTGCTTCTGCTCTGCCTGCGTCCTGCACCAAGCGTCTCAACGCTACAACATGTTCGACCTGAGATTTCATAGCGAGGTATGACAATCAATCCAAAGAGCTCGGTTACTGCAGCACAGGTGTTTGAGAGTGAAGCCTCAGTGTTTCGCGAGACAAAGACGCATGCGCCGGGTCCTGAAGGGACGCTGCCAATCACTCCGGAGATGTTGTTGACCCAGCCTTCCGGCAATCTCTTTGGGCTCTCGCAGAACGCTGGAATGGGATGGGAAGCTGCGCGCTTGCTTGATCCTGAATTTTTGATCCTTAGTACGCACGGAGGGATGCGCGCACAGGACGGAACACCCATCGCACTTGGTTTTCATACTGGTCACTGGGAGGTTGGGTTGCTGGTGGCCGAGGCTGCACGTGAGCTTCGTAACCGCCATGCCGTACCGTTTGCCGGAGCCTGCACCGATCCCTGCGACGGCCGCACACAAGGCACGGATGGGATGCTGGACTCGCTACCTTATCGCAATGATGCCGCCATCGTTCTGAGGAGGCTTATGCGTTCGCTTCCGACACGCAAAGGCGTGATCGGCGTGGCGACGTGCGACAAAGGTCTGCCCGCAATGATGATGGCGCTTGCGTCGTCCGGGGCGCTCCCAAGTATTCTCGTCCCGGGTGGAGTCACTCTTCTCCCCGAAAACGGCGAGGATGCAGGCAAAGTGCAAACCATCGGCGCTCGGTATGCACAGAATCAGATCACGCTTGAGTATGCTGCGGAGGTGGGCTGCCGAGCATGTGCGACACCAGGTGGTGGCTGTCAGTTTCTCGGCACGGCTGCCACATCTCAGGTTGTCGCTGAGGCGCTGGGACTATCGCTGCCACATGCCGCGCTTGCTCCGTCGGGTCAGCCCATCTGGCTGGATGCAGCCCTGCGTTCCTCTCGCGCCATCCTGAGAATGGTTCACCTCGGCATAGGAACGTGCGATGTGCTCACGGATGTCGCTATTCGCAATGCCATGGTGCTCCATGCGGCCTTCGGCGGATCGACGAATTTGCTGTTGCATGTTCCTGCCATTGCGCACGCAGCCGGACTGCGACGGCCGTCAGCATCAGACTGGGCCTCGATCAATCGTGCTGTTCCCAGGCTTGTAGATGCTCTTCCGAATGGACCGAACAACTTCGCTACCGTTCAGGTGTTTCTGGCCGGCGGCGTACCGGAAGTTATGTTGCATCTGCGTCGAGCTGGGTTGCTGGATTGCACTGTACGCACAGTCACCGGAGAAACTCTCGACGAAAACCTCAATTGGTGGGAGCAGAGTGAACGACGTAGAGCACTGAAGGAAAGGCTTCTCGCGCTGGATAATGTTGATGCCAACGATGTGATTCTTTCCCCGGATCGCGCGCGGGGGAGAGGCCTATCCGCGACAGTCTGCTTCCCTGTTGGCAATCTGGCTCCAGATGGATGCGTCATCAAGAGCACATCCATTGATCCTTCTCTTATCGATCAAGACAACGTTTATCGCCATACCGGACCCGCCCGCGTTTTTATTACCGAAGCAGCGGCGATTGACGCTATCAAACGGGGAGTGATATCGCATGGAGACGTGGTCGTGCTCATTTGCGGTGGACCGGCTGGTGGCGGAATGCAAGAGATCTATCAAGTCACTTCGGCACTGAAGAATCTCCCTTTCTGCAAACATGTGGCCGTACTTACGGATGCTCGGTTCAGCGGAGTCTCGACAGGTGCTTGCCTCGGCCATATCTCGCCGGAGGCGCTTGCTGACGGCCCAATAGGTCGCGTACGTGAGGGGGACATGATCGAAATTGTGGTTGATCGAGCTGGTCTGCGCGGCACTGTCAACTTGATCGGCGAAGGTAACAATCTTTTCTCTCCTGAAGAGGGGGGGCGCCGTCTCGCTTCTCGTGCACCGCGTGAAGACCTTGCGCCTCATCCTGCGCTGCCTGACGATACACGTCTCTGGGCCGCACTCGTTCAAGCGAGCGGAGGTGTCTGGGGAGGCTGCGTCTATGATGTGGATGCCATCGTCGCGCAGCTTGCTCGAGGTGCAATCAAGATAGACCAGCAGCCTCTTCAACCAGAACCTGCAGATTCAGAAAAGGTGATCCGTTGAAACTCTACCGTACAGCTCATGGCATCTTCGTTGAAGCGAACGGCAACTTCTACCCTGTAGATGCGTCGGACTGGGACGAGCTCATTAGCAGCGTCGAGCTACACGCGCGCGTCGTCACTGCGATCGGTACCGAGGCAGTAAAGACCTTTGACCCCACTGCTATTCTCGCGCCAGTTGTGAGCCAGGAGGTTTGGGCAGCTGGTGTCACGTACTATCGCAGTCGGAATGCGCGTATAGAAGAGTCCAAAGATGCTGGAGGCGGTAATTTTTATGATCGCGTTTACTCTGCCGAAAGGCCTGAGCTTTTCTTCAAAGCTACGGGACGCCGCGTCGTCGGACACCATGGCGCCGTGCGTATCCGATCGGATGCCAAATGGTCTGTGCCTGAGCCGGAGCTGACTCTGTTGATTAACCCCGCCGGAGCAATTGTGGGATACACCATCGGCAACGATATGAGCTCACGCGATATCGAAGGGGAAAATCCTCTCTATCTGCCACAGGCGAAGATCTATGATGGCAGCTGTGCGCTAGGTCCTTGCGTTCTTCTTTCAACCGAGCCGATGACGAAAACAACCGCTATCAGGTTAGAGATCATGCGGCATGGCAAAACCGTTTACACCGGGAGCACGACTTTAGCAGAACTTAAACGCGAGCCA encodes:
- a CDS encoding fumarylacetoacetate hydrolase family protein, which translates into the protein MKLYRTAHGIFVEANGNFYPVDASDWDELISSVELHARVVTAIGTEAVKTFDPTAILAPVVSQEVWAAGVTYYRSRNARIEESKDAGGGNFYDRVYSAERPELFFKATGRRVVGHHGAVRIRSDAKWSVPEPELTLLINPAGAIVGYTIGNDMSSRDIEGENPLYLPQAKIYDGSCALGPCVLLSTEPMTKTTAIRLEIMRHGKTVYTGSTTLAELKREPQELVRFLFGDNSFPQGVFLMTGTGVVPADDFTLTSGDIVCINIDGIGTLENYVA
- a CDS encoding YjhG/YagF family D-xylonate dehydratase, which produces MTINPKSSVTAAQVFESEASVFRETKTHAPGPEGTLPITPEMLLTQPSGNLFGLSQNAGMGWEAARLLDPEFLILSTHGGMRAQDGTPIALGFHTGHWEVGLLVAEAARELRNRHAVPFAGACTDPCDGRTQGTDGMLDSLPYRNDAAIVLRRLMRSLPTRKGVIGVATCDKGLPAMMMALASSGALPSILVPGGVTLLPENGEDAGKVQTIGARYAQNQITLEYAAEVGCRACATPGGGCQFLGTAATSQVVAEALGLSLPHAALAPSGQPIWLDAALRSSRAILRMVHLGIGTCDVLTDVAIRNAMVLHAAFGGSTNLLLHVPAIAHAAGLRRPSASDWASINRAVPRLVDALPNGPNNFATVQVFLAGGVPEVMLHLRRAGLLDCTVRTVTGETLDENLNWWEQSERRRALKERLLALDNVDANDVILSPDRARGRGLSATVCFPVGNLAPDGCVIKSTSIDPSLIDQDNVYRHTGPARVFITEAAAIDAIKRGVISHGDVVVLICGGPAGGGMQEIYQVTSALKNLPFCKHVAVLTDARFSGVSTGACLGHISPEALADGPIGRVREGDMIEIVVDRAGLRGTVNLIGEGNNLFSPEEGGRRLASRAPREDLAPHPALPDDTRLWAALVQASGGVWGGCVYDVDAIVAQLARGAIKIDQQPLQPEPADSEKVIR
- a CDS encoding MFS transporter; the encoded protein is MNSRMQVTKVPPAANDRIEAADGYTTASLRKRWLYLLPAVFVTYSLAYLDRANYGFGAAAGLATTLHITDKQASLLGSLFFLGYFAFQVPGASFARKRSASRLVFFALIVWGSLAALTGVVRTFWLLALVRLLLGIAESLIFPAMLLLLTRWFTRAERSRANSILILGNPVTVLWMSAITGYLIQGFGWQKTFIIEGVPSILWAVVWILFVKDKPSEARWMTPGAKEFLERQLAQEQLTVAPVPAVRIALLRSDVLLLSAQYFFWSLGVYGFVLWLPTIVRQGSAFAMGKTGLLSALPYLAAIILMLLVSQISDKTLKRQSLVWPFLLISGIALLGSFLFAQKSFTIAFICLIVGGGCMYAPYGPFFAIVPERVPRNVTAEVLALINSCGALGGFFGSYFVGFLQAVTGNSRAGYLLMALSLVFSAVLLLCLRPAPSVSTLQHVRPEIS